The Vibrio pomeroyi genome window below encodes:
- the glnL gene encoding nitrogen regulation protein NR(II) — MNRSAKSDSIDTHHLSSAILDNMVTSTLMLDEQLYVRYANPAAEQLFSQSARRIVDHPLSQLIQHASLDLALLTQPLQSGQSITDSDVTFVVDNRPLMLEVTVSPISWQRETLLLVEMRKIDQQRRLSQELNQHAQQQAAKLLVRGLAHEIKNPLGGLRGAAQLLGKMLPDQSLNEYTQIIIEQADRLRALVDRLLGPQKPGTKSEENLHQILEKVRQLVELESGSTLAIERDYDPSLPAILMDSAQVEQAMLNIVSNAAQILKTQESGKITIRTRTVHQANIHGQRHKLAARIEISDNGPGIPDELKDTLFYPMVSGREGGTGLGLSISQNLIDQHNGKIDVESWPGNTTFTIYLPI; from the coding sequence GTGAATCGATCAGCCAAAAGCGACAGCATAGATACACATCATCTTTCCAGCGCCATTCTCGACAATATGGTGACTTCGACATTGATGCTCGATGAGCAACTCTATGTGCGATACGCCAATCCGGCGGCTGAACAACTCTTTTCACAAAGCGCGCGACGCATTGTTGATCATCCACTGAGTCAGCTTATCCAACATGCTTCTCTTGATTTGGCATTGCTGACCCAACCACTACAAAGTGGCCAAAGCATTACCGACAGCGACGTGACCTTTGTTGTTGATAACCGTCCTCTGATGCTTGAGGTGACGGTTAGTCCAATCTCGTGGCAACGTGAGACGCTGCTATTAGTTGAAATGCGCAAGATAGACCAACAAAGACGCCTCAGCCAAGAGCTTAACCAACATGCACAACAGCAAGCGGCTAAGTTGTTGGTACGTGGATTAGCCCATGAAATTAAAAACCCATTGGGTGGTTTAAGAGGTGCTGCGCAGCTGCTTGGAAAGATGCTCCCTGATCAGTCTCTGAATGAGTACACCCAGATCATTATTGAGCAAGCCGACCGCTTGCGCGCTTTAGTCGATCGCCTGCTTGGCCCGCAAAAGCCGGGAACCAAATCAGAAGAGAACCTTCACCAGATTCTAGAAAAAGTAAGGCAGCTTGTTGAGCTCGAATCGGGTTCGACGCTCGCTATCGAACGAGATTACGATCCAAGTCTACCTGCGATTTTGATGGATTCTGCACAAGTTGAACAAGCCATGCTTAATATCGTGAGTAATGCGGCGCAGATTCTAAAGACTCAGGAGTCTGGGAAAATCACCATTCGCACCAGAACGGTGCATCAAGCAAACATTCATGGGCAGCGACACAAGCTCGCTGCTCGAATTGAGATCAGCGATAACGGCCCGGGTATCCCCGACGAATTAAAAGACACGCTTTTTTACCCAATGGTTAGCGGACGAGAGGGTGGCACAGGCTTAGGGTTATCGATATCTCAAAACCTGATCGATCAGCACAACGGAAAGATTGATGTTGAGAGCTGGCCAGGTAACACCACATTCACGATTTATTTGCCGATATAA
- a CDS encoding DUF2489 domain-containing protein, whose product MNVTLLAIAGGIIILGLGSYAGYLLLQVKKQTELQKQHQALAIEKRNATIYDNVNTLCLAGIQGQCDLPEISIRVCIIMDNVQGDERVDLDSEYPALSELYHIVKDMARGEERQELTKKERMQQNLTRHKAETRLNDAVIEDLIRLQEKVKPLNNQINIQMI is encoded by the coding sequence ATGAACGTAACCTTATTAGCAATTGCTGGTGGAATTATCATTCTCGGCTTGGGCTCTTACGCAGGTTACCTTCTACTTCAAGTGAAGAAGCAGACGGAGTTGCAAAAGCAGCATCAAGCACTAGCCATTGAGAAACGTAACGCGACGATTTACGACAACGTAAATACCTTGTGTCTAGCGGGCATTCAAGGGCAGTGTGATTTACCTGAGATCAGTATCCGAGTGTGTATCATTATGGATAACGTTCAGGGTGATGAGCGTGTCGATTTAGATTCTGAATATCCTGCTCTTTCTGAGCTGTACCACATCGTTAAAGATATGGCGCGCGGAGAGGAAAGACAGGAATTGACGAAGAAAGAACGCATGCAGCAGAATCTCACACGCCACAAGGCAGAGACTCGCTTGAACGATGCGGTTATCGAAGATTTGATAAGGTTGCAGGAGAAGGTTAAGCCTCTCAACAACCAAATCAATATTCAGATGATCTAG
- the hemN gene encoding oxygen-independent coproporphyrinogen III oxidase, whose amino-acid sequence MSSKPVTTNQQIVWDQEILNKYNYSGPRYTSYPTALEFHEAFTVADYDMACTQYPERPLSLYVHIPFCHKLCYYCGCNKVITRHSHKADEYLDVIEHEIRQRASLLNGREVTQLHFGGGTPTFLSKTQITRLMMILRDEFNFTADAEISIEVDPREIELDVLDHLRNEGFNRLSIGVQDFNKEVQKLVNREQDEEFIIAMVQRAKELGFRSTNLDLIYGLPKQTQELFAETLKQVLEMKPGRLSVFNYAHMPQLFAAQRKIKDEDLPEAKEKMAILQDTIETLTGAGYQFIGMDHFALPEDELAVAQREGILHRNFQGYTTQGEADLIGFGVSAISMVGDAYAQNQKELKKYYAQVNDLRHALWKGVALDSDDLLRREVIKQLICNFKLDKTMIESEFSVNFNRYFKEDLELLQTFINDELVEVDDKEIRVTLRGRLLIRNICMCFDKYLRAKARQQQFSRVI is encoded by the coding sequence ATGTCGAGCAAGCCAGTAACAACGAATCAGCAAATCGTTTGGGATCAAGAGATCTTAAACAAGTACAACTATTCGGGACCTCGTTACACCTCATACCCAACTGCGTTGGAGTTTCATGAAGCGTTTACCGTCGCTGATTACGACATGGCGTGTACGCAATACCCAGAGCGTCCACTCTCTCTTTACGTGCATATCCCGTTCTGCCACAAGCTTTGTTACTACTGTGGTTGTAATAAGGTTATTACTCGTCACTCGCACAAAGCGGATGAGTATCTAGATGTAATTGAGCATGAAATCCGCCAACGTGCGTCTCTGCTTAATGGTCGCGAAGTGACGCAATTGCACTTCGGTGGCGGCACACCAACCTTCTTGAGCAAGACTCAAATCACTCGTTTGATGATGATTCTACGTGATGAGTTTAACTTCACCGCGGATGCTGAAATCAGTATCGAGGTAGACCCACGTGAGATTGAGTTAGATGTGCTCGATCACCTACGTAACGAAGGCTTTAACCGTCTGAGTATTGGTGTTCAAGACTTCAATAAAGAAGTACAGAAGCTAGTTAATCGTGAGCAAGATGAAGAGTTCATTATTGCGATGGTTCAACGTGCTAAAGAACTAGGTTTCCGTTCGACTAACTTAGATTTGATCTACGGTCTGCCAAAGCAAACCCAAGAGCTATTCGCTGAAACACTGAAGCAAGTGCTTGAGATGAAGCCGGGTCGTTTATCGGTATTTAACTACGCGCACATGCCACAACTGTTTGCGGCGCAGCGTAAGATTAAAGATGAAGACCTGCCTGAAGCAAAAGAGAAAATGGCTATCCTGCAAGATACTATCGAGACTCTAACGGGTGCGGGTTACCAGTTCATCGGTATGGACCACTTTGCTCTACCTGAAGACGAGCTAGCGGTTGCACAGCGTGAAGGTATTCTGCATCGTAACTTCCAAGGCTACACGACCCAAGGTGAAGCTGACCTAATTGGTTTTGGTGTTTCTGCTATCTCGATGGTGGGTGATGCTTACGCACAGAACCAAAAAGAGCTGAAGAAATACTACGCTCAGGTCAATGACCTGCGCCACGCACTTTGGAAAGGTGTGGCACTCGATAGCGATGACCTTCTACGTCGTGAAGTGATCAAGCAGCTTATCTGTAACTTTAAGCTTGATAAGACCATGATCGAATCTGAGTTCTCGGTTAACTTTAATCGTTACTTCAAGGAAGACTTAGAGCTTCTACAAACCTTCATTAATGATGAGTTGGTTGAAGTCGACGACAAAGAGATTCGCGTGACTCTGCGTGGCCGTTTGTTGATTCGTAACATCTGTATGTGTTTCGATAAATACCTACGCGCTAAGGCTCGCCAGCAGCAATTCTCTCGCGTGATCTAA
- a CDS encoding class I SAM-dependent methyltransferase, with amino-acid sequence MYTCPLCHHQGVNHYFEDKRRAYLQCQQCELVFVKPEQRLEAKEEKAHYDLHENDPSDAGYRRFLSRIADPLTDKISSNSQGLDFGCGPGPTLSIMLEEAGHTMELYDIYYHPETSVLEKTYDFMTATEVIEHLYHPDKVWQQWLNLVKPKGWIGLMTKLVIDVDAFAGWHYKNDPTHVVFFSRQTFQFLAERDKLELEFFGNDVILLRKVQ; translated from the coding sequence ATGTATACTTGTCCCTTATGCCATCACCAAGGCGTGAATCACTATTTTGAAGACAAACGCAGAGCCTATCTGCAGTGTCAGCAATGTGAACTGGTATTTGTTAAACCTGAACAAAGGTTAGAAGCAAAAGAAGAAAAAGCACACTATGATCTCCATGAGAACGATCCTAGTGATGCAGGCTATCGCCGTTTTTTATCTCGCATCGCGGATCCACTAACAGACAAAATTTCATCTAACTCACAAGGGTTGGATTTTGGTTGTGGCCCAGGCCCTACGCTATCTATCATGTTAGAAGAAGCCGGACACACCATGGAGTTGTACGATATCTATTACCACCCAGAGACTTCTGTGTTGGAAAAAACGTACGACTTTATGACTGCCACGGAGGTGATTGAACATCTTTATCACCCAGACAAAGTGTGGCAGCAATGGTTGAATTTAGTTAAACCCAAAGGCTGGATTGGTCTTATGACTAAGCTAGTAATAGACGTAGATGCGTTTGCTGGTTGGCACTACAAGAATGACCCGACTCATGTTGTCTTCTTTAGTCGTCAAACATTCCAGTTTTTGGCAGAGCGGGATAAGCTCGAACTAGAATTTTTTGGAAATGATGTAATTTTACTGAGGAAAGTGCAGTAA
- a CDS encoding EAL domain-containing protein has protein sequence MSLKTQITLRTAVVLPFVMIFLFTMGVMVFTQKQSYKEMVSDISARQLASLTDNVHQSLSDFLEKPFHANLSLSHNIGYHKLYQPGNLSKVQDYILYKFSDHFTAVPQLDVIGFGSEDGNYVGLRKEANNGYTLMVQDERTQDQLVIYRGSKISEDIRSVISGYDPRVRPWYTPVVNEKKAVWSPIYANADERQEITLSALAPIYSDNEFKAVIVSDIKINTFNAFLKNLKDKTDASVYIIDQQQRLVAHSGGGSVVSWGTGKTHKGQRLLATESANPVIRESANYVNQLHLIDDMGVQRFKFTLDGEQYFNQITPYEDKHGLTWFIGMSIPESNLLGELPENQRDSWLLGLALSCIGIIAGLIAFNRVTQPITSTADAAKRLAKGDWDSSMPKSGNIYETSMLVEAFNEMANNLKASFQQLQSQLTYDSLTKLYSREGFIDAAKKNAVTEKGTLYLVGIDRFRDINNSLGHYNGDQLLIISAARLRGTLPSDYLLARTGGDEFAIYAPNVTQEEDVQLLANRLVQTFASPFAMESESVVVKVSIGVVHVSNDQDITSWLRNSSIALSNAKQDKTRVSIYSPEMGNASRHRTKMLARLNKAIELQQFEPFYQPIIDLESGTTIGAEALARWVTDEGIISPLEFIPLAEETGLIYDIGKQILHKSCRDTAIAIESGKWSEDFSIHVNLSVDQLSESGFISLVKNTLSDTKLPAKNLTLEITESRIIDNDPTIIDNMLTLKALGISIAIDDFGTGYSSLAYLHKLPFDCLKIDRSFVSKLDKENLDSSIVAAIVNITKGFKVSLVAEGVETQQQADLLKQLQCPQAQGFLYSRPVPFDQWPTDLSNAQQSAKIKPNTEAKESIS, from the coding sequence ATGTCTTTGAAAACACAAATTACATTGAGAACCGCAGTGGTTCTGCCATTCGTGATGATATTTCTGTTCACTATGGGCGTAATGGTTTTCACTCAAAAGCAAAGCTACAAAGAGATGGTGAGTGATATTAGCGCACGTCAGCTAGCATCACTCACTGACAACGTTCATCAAAGCCTTTCCGATTTTTTAGAAAAACCCTTTCACGCGAACCTCTCCCTCAGCCACAACATTGGTTACCACAAGCTCTATCAGCCCGGTAATCTCAGTAAGGTTCAAGATTACATCCTTTATAAGTTTTCCGACCATTTCACTGCTGTTCCTCAACTGGATGTGATCGGCTTTGGCTCTGAAGATGGTAACTATGTCGGTTTGCGTAAAGAGGCTAACAACGGCTACACCTTAATGGTGCAAGATGAACGAACCCAAGATCAACTCGTCATCTACCGCGGAAGCAAAATTAGCGAAGACATTCGCTCGGTCATTTCCGGATACGATCCGAGAGTCCGCCCTTGGTACACACCGGTTGTTAATGAGAAAAAAGCAGTATGGTCGCCAATTTACGCCAATGCGGATGAACGCCAAGAGATTACTCTTTCTGCCCTCGCCCCTATCTATTCCGACAATGAATTTAAAGCGGTCATCGTCAGCGACATCAAGATCAATACCTTTAACGCATTCCTGAAGAACCTAAAAGACAAGACCGATGCTTCTGTCTATATCATCGATCAGCAACAACGTTTAGTCGCACACTCCGGTGGTGGCAGTGTTGTCTCTTGGGGCACAGGTAAGACGCATAAAGGCCAACGCTTATTAGCCACTGAAAGCGCCAACCCAGTAATACGAGAGAGCGCTAATTATGTTAATCAACTGCATTTGATTGACGACATGGGCGTACAACGCTTCAAGTTCACTTTGGATGGCGAGCAATACTTTAACCAAATCACACCTTATGAAGATAAACATGGCCTCACTTGGTTTATTGGTATGTCGATTCCAGAAAGTAACCTACTTGGTGAATTGCCGGAAAACCAAAGAGACAGTTGGCTACTTGGGCTCGCGCTTAGCTGCATCGGGATTATCGCGGGATTAATCGCTTTCAATCGTGTGACCCAACCCATCACCTCCACCGCGGATGCCGCAAAACGCCTTGCCAAAGGTGACTGGGACAGCAGCATGCCGAAGTCGGGCAATATCTACGAAACCAGTATGTTGGTAGAAGCCTTCAACGAAATGGCCAACAACCTGAAAGCGTCATTCCAACAGTTACAGTCACAACTGACCTATGACTCGTTGACCAAACTCTACAGCCGAGAAGGCTTTATCGATGCAGCAAAGAAAAACGCAGTAACCGAAAAAGGCACGCTGTACTTGGTTGGTATCGATCGCTTCCGAGACATCAATAACAGCCTAGGTCACTACAATGGTGACCAACTGCTTATCATCTCTGCCGCTCGCTTGAGAGGCACGCTACCATCGGATTACCTGTTGGCACGCACTGGCGGGGATGAGTTCGCCATATACGCACCCAACGTCACCCAAGAGGAAGACGTTCAACTGCTTGCTAACCGTTTGGTTCAGACCTTTGCTTCACCGTTTGCGATGGAATCTGAAAGTGTCGTGGTCAAGGTTTCGATTGGTGTTGTGCATGTATCAAACGATCAAGATATTACGTCGTGGCTTCGTAACAGCAGCATTGCGCTCAGCAATGCCAAACAAGATAAAACACGCGTCAGCATCTATAGCCCTGAGATGGGCAACGCCTCTCGACACCGCACTAAGATGTTGGCTCGACTGAACAAAGCGATTGAGCTGCAGCAATTTGAACCCTTTTATCAGCCAATCATCGACCTAGAATCAGGTACTACCATAGGTGCTGAGGCTTTAGCTCGCTGGGTCACCGACGAAGGGATTATCTCACCACTGGAATTCATTCCACTGGCAGAAGAAACCGGACTTATCTACGACATTGGTAAGCAGATCCTGCACAAGTCTTGTCGAGATACGGCAATTGCGATTGAGTCAGGGAAATGGAGCGAAGACTTTTCGATTCACGTTAACCTATCTGTCGATCAGCTCAGTGAGAGTGGGTTTATTAGTTTAGTGAAAAATACGCTGAGTGATACGAAGTTACCAGCCAAAAACCTTACGCTAGAAATCACTGAGTCACGCATCATCGATAATGACCCAACCATCATCGACAATATGCTGACTCTCAAAGCATTGGGAATCTCAATTGCCATTGATGATTTCGGTACTGGTTATTCGTCACTGGCCTACCTGCACAAGCTGCCATTTGATTGCCTGAAGATTGATCGCAGCTTTGTCAGTAAGCTTGATAAAGAGAATCTAGACAGCTCTATCGTTGCAGCCATTGTCAACATTACCAAAGGCTTCAAGGTTAGCTTAGTCGCCGAAGGCGTTGAAACTCAGCAGCAAGCAGACCTACTTAAACAGCTGCAATGCCCGCAAGCACAAGGGTTCTTATACAGTCGCCCAGTACCTTTTGACCAATGGCCAACCGATCTAAGCAATGCTCAACAGAGTGCCAAAATCAAACCGAATACCGAAGCCAAAGAGAGCATCAGCTAA
- a CDS encoding cytochrome c4, with protein MKKLALILSLLASCSVWAQGSIEAGKAKSQTCVACHGADGNSLITQYPKLAGQHEKYLEKQLKELKLGMTSGGKQGRYEPVMGAMAMPLSEEDMADLAAYYASLPISSNSTPENVVDEGKVLYTAGNAERGLTACIACHGPRGNGTELSGFPKISGQHADYIKAQLEKFRDGNRNNDMNAMMRDVAKKLTDAEIDTLSKYVGGLH; from the coding sequence ATGAAGAAATTAGCGCTAATTTTGAGTCTTTTAGCCAGCTGCTCAGTATGGGCTCAAGGTAGTATTGAAGCTGGTAAAGCCAAATCACAAACATGTGTTGCCTGCCACGGTGCTGACGGCAACAGTCTGATCACTCAGTACCCTAAGCTGGCTGGTCAACATGAGAAGTACCTAGAGAAGCAGTTAAAAGAGCTTAAGCTAGGTATGACAAGTGGTGGTAAGCAAGGTCGTTACGAACCTGTAATGGGTGCAATGGCGATGCCTTTATCTGAAGAAGATATGGCTGACCTAGCGGCATACTACGCATCTCTACCTATCTCTAGTAACTCTACTCCTGAAAATGTAGTAGATGAAGGTAAGGTTCTTTACACGGCGGGTAACGCAGAACGCGGCCTAACGGCGTGTATTGCTTGTCACGGCCCACGTGGTAACGGTACCGAACTTTCAGGTTTCCCTAAGATTTCTGGTCAACACGCAGATTACATCAAGGCTCAACTTGAAAAATTCCGCGATGGTAACCGTAATAACGACATGAATGCGATGATGCGTGATGTAGCTAAAAAGTTAACAGACGCAGAAATTGATACCTTATCGAAGTACGTTGGTGGTCTACACTAA
- the glnG gene encoding nitrogen regulation protein NR(I), translating to MSKGYVWVVDDDSSIRWVVEKTLSSADIKCETFADAESVLLALERETPDVLVSDIRMPGIDGIELLHQVHQRSPDLPVIIMTAHSDLDAAVNAYQKGAFEYLPKPFDIDETLTLVERAIAHSQEQKREQASEVTEETNAPEIIGEAPAMQEVFRAIGRLSRSSISVLINGESGTGKELVAHALHRHSPRAKKPFIALNMAAIPKDLIESELFGHEKGAFTGANSVRQGRFEQANGGTLFLDEIGDMPLDIQTRLLRVLSDGQFYRVGGHSAVKVDVRIVAATHQDLERLVHEGDFREDLFHRLNVIRIHIPALRERKQDIEKLTHHFLASAAEELGVEVKTLHPETIMKLNQLNWPGNVRQLENICRWLTVMASGSEILPSDLPPELLEEKVVTTSGTGDNWQQLLANWAKCALDSGEKELLTYALPEFERILLEAALNHTNGHKQDAAKVLGWGRNTLTRKLKELY from the coding sequence ATGAGTAAGGGATACGTTTGGGTCGTCGATGACGACAGCTCTATCCGCTGGGTAGTAGAGAAGACACTTTCATCTGCGGATATAAAGTGCGAAACATTTGCTGATGCAGAGAGCGTGCTGCTTGCTCTTGAGCGCGAGACGCCAGACGTATTAGTGTCTGACATTCGCATGCCTGGTATCGACGGGATTGAGCTGCTGCATCAAGTGCATCAACGCTCTCCCGATCTGCCGGTGATCATCATGACCGCGCACTCCGACCTTGATGCTGCAGTAAATGCGTACCAAAAAGGTGCCTTCGAATACCTGCCAAAGCCGTTTGATATCGATGAGACACTCACGCTAGTAGAGCGGGCGATCGCACACAGCCAAGAACAGAAGCGCGAACAAGCCAGCGAAGTCACTGAAGAGACCAACGCGCCCGAGATCATCGGTGAAGCACCGGCGATGCAGGAAGTTTTCCGAGCCATTGGTCGCTTATCGCGCTCATCCATTTCCGTACTCATTAATGGTGAATCCGGTACAGGTAAAGAGTTAGTGGCTCATGCCTTACATCGCCATAGCCCAAGAGCAAAGAAGCCCTTTATCGCCCTCAACATGGCGGCTATTCCTAAAGACCTGATTGAATCAGAGCTATTTGGCCACGAGAAAGGAGCCTTTACCGGAGCCAATAGCGTTCGCCAAGGGCGCTTCGAGCAAGCCAACGGCGGAACACTGTTTCTTGATGAGATCGGTGACATGCCACTCGACATTCAGACCCGCCTGTTGCGTGTGCTTTCTGATGGACAGTTTTATCGTGTCGGCGGTCATTCTGCGGTTAAAGTTGACGTGCGTATTGTGGCGGCAACTCACCAAGATCTTGAACGCTTGGTGCATGAAGGCGATTTCCGAGAGGACTTGTTCCACCGACTCAATGTAATCAGAATTCACATCCCTGCACTGCGCGAACGTAAACAAGACATCGAAAAGCTGACTCATCACTTCTTGGCATCAGCCGCTGAAGAGCTCGGTGTTGAAGTGAAAACACTGCACCCAGAAACCATAATGAAGCTAAACCAGCTCAATTGGCCGGGTAACGTGCGTCAGCTTGAGAACATTTGTCGTTGGTTGACCGTAATGGCGAGTGGTAGTGAGATATTACCTTCGGACTTACCACCTGAGCTGTTGGAAGAGAAAGTGGTGACCACTTCAGGTACTGGAGATAACTGGCAGCAACTGCTTGCGAATTGGGCAAAATGTGCGCTTGATTCAGGAGAAAAAGAGCTGCTGACTTATGCTCTGCCAGAGTTTGAACGTATACTGCTAGAGGCTGCGCTCAACCATACTAATGGTCATAAACAAGATGCAGCGAAGGTTTTGGGATGGGGACGAAACACCCTAACTCGCAAGCTTAAAGAACTGTACTAG
- a CDS encoding DUF4124 domain-containing protein, whose product MKNILFLIGLTVAFSCSAQTVYTWVDEDGVLHFSDTPTDQSAKSLRLPDVQASAPAPKFEASTPVDAAASTASSAQPQTETTEREAPAQLTLTMLTPVHDQTIRSNRGLIPIQIELNRKLGIGEQLQLMLDGRRYGAPQTQANWELKGIDRGTHTIAIQAHRSGKLIASTSPVTVYLHRATLK is encoded by the coding sequence ATGAAAAACATACTGTTCCTAATCGGGTTAACAGTCGCGTTCTCGTGCTCAGCTCAAACGGTGTATACCTGGGTTGATGAGGATGGCGTACTCCACTTTAGTGACACACCGACCGATCAAAGCGCTAAGTCTCTTCGCCTGCCTGATGTACAAGCATCTGCACCCGCCCCGAAATTTGAGGCCTCGACTCCCGTTGATGCTGCAGCTTCAACAGCATCGTCCGCTCAACCACAAACCGAAACCACAGAACGCGAGGCTCCGGCGCAGCTAACACTCACCATGCTGACACCTGTTCATGATCAAACTATCCGTAGCAACCGCGGTTTAATTCCAATTCAAATCGAGCTTAACCGCAAACTCGGTATTGGAGAGCAGCTGCAATTGATGCTCGATGGCCGCCGTTACGGGGCTCCTCAAACCCAAGCTAACTGGGAATTAAAAGGTATCGATCGAGGTACTCACACCATTGCAATTCAAGCACATAGAAGCGGCAAGCTTATTGCATCTACTAGTCCAGTCACCGTGTATTTACATCGAGCGACGCTCAAGTAG
- the yihA gene encoding ribosome biogenesis GTP-binding protein YihA/YsxC, translating to MSVKIHYQNTHFITSAPDIRHLPEDEGIEIAFAGRSNAGKSSALNRVTNQKSLAKTSKTPGRTQLINLFKVTDGCHIVDLPGYGFAQVPLEMKKKWQKSLGEYLQRRESLKGLVVLMDIRHPMKDLDQQMIYWAIDSRIPVQVLLTKADKLKSGARKAQLLKIRNDAKSFGGDVAVDVFSSMKGIGVDQLRAKMDEWFAPALADQLIDELADEEHNDSE from the coding sequence GTGAGCGTAAAAATTCATTATCAAAACACGCATTTCATTACCAGTGCACCTGATATTCGTCATTTACCAGAAGACGAAGGGATCGAAATTGCGTTTGCAGGACGCTCCAATGCTGGTAAATCTAGCGCACTAAACCGCGTTACAAACCAAAAAAGCTTGGCGAAAACCAGTAAGACACCAGGTCGAACTCAGCTAATTAACCTATTTAAGGTGACTGACGGTTGTCATATCGTCGATTTACCTGGATATGGCTTCGCTCAAGTACCACTTGAGATGAAGAAAAAGTGGCAGAAGTCGTTAGGTGAATACCTACAGCGACGTGAAAGCCTAAAAGGTCTAGTGGTATTGATGGATATCCGTCACCCAATGAAAGACCTTGACCAACAAATGATCTACTGGGCTATCGATAGCCGTATCCCAGTACAGGTTTTGTTAACAAAAGCAGACAAACTGAAAAGCGGTGCGCGTAAAGCACAGCTACTGAAAATCCGTAACGATGCAAAATCTTTCGGTGGTGATGTAGCAGTTGATGTCTTCTCTTCTATGAAAGGCATCGGCGTTGACCAACTGCGTGCCAAGATGGATGAGTGGTTCGCGCCAGCGCTTGCAGACCAGCTTATCGATGAGTTAGCAGACGAAGAACACAACGATTCAGAGTAG
- the yihI gene encoding Der GTPase-activating protein YihI — protein MARSKKSRKPGALGAPEPMVTRNRSESDVEGRERKRVKKRKGLKSGSRHSDGSEAKQRKAAQARDPRLGSKKKIPLIIEPAKKPTKQERKLSNEQELEMLENDAQLNTLLDRLENGENLGAGLQKFVDEKLDRIEHLMGRLGLLEPEEDEEEIFEEAPVASKKKASSDEDLLSQFEDFDLDSFKG, from the coding sequence ATGGCTCGTAGTAAAAAATCAAGAAAGCCGGGAGCTCTTGGCGCTCCGGAACCTATGGTTACTCGTAACCGTAGCGAATCTGATGTTGAAGGTCGTGAACGTAAGCGTGTTAAAAAGCGTAAAGGCCTAAAATCTGGCAGCCGTCACTCAGATGGTAGCGAAGCAAAACAGCGTAAAGCTGCACAAGCTCGCGACCCTCGTTTAGGCAGCAAGAAAAAAATCCCGCTGATTATTGAACCAGCGAAGAAGCCAACGAAACAAGAGCGTAAGCTATCTAACGAACAAGAGTTAGAGATGCTTGAGAACGATGCTCAACTGAACACTCTACTAGACCGTCTTGAAAATGGTGAAAACCTAGGTGCCGGTCTACAGAAGTTCGTTGACGAGAAACTTGATCGTATCGAACACCTAATGGGCCGCTTAGGTCTATTAGAACCAGAAGAAGATGAAGAAGAGATCTTCGAAGAAGCACCAGTTGCCTCTAAGAAGAAAGCAAGCTCTGACGAAGACTTGCTATCTCAATTCGAAGACTTCGACTTAGACAGCTTTAAAGGTTAA